The Piliocolobus tephrosceles isolate RC106 chromosome 2, ASM277652v3, whole genome shotgun sequence genome window below encodes:
- the ROPN1 gene encoding ropporin-1A isoform X2 yields the protein MWKVVNLPTDLFNSVMNVGHFTEEIEWLKFLALACSALGVTITKTLKIVCEVLSCDHNGESPRILFSTFQFLYTYIAEVDGEISASHVSRMLNYIEQEVIGLDGLITVNGFTQNPRVRLE from the exons ATGTGGAAAGTGGTGAATCTTCCAACAGATCTGTTTAATAGTGTGATGAATGTGGGTCACTTCACGGAGGAGATCGAGTGGCTGAAGTTTTTAGCCCTTGCTTGCAGCGCTCTGGGAGTT ACTATTACCAAAACTCTCAAGATAGTGTGTGAGGTCTTATCATGTGACCATAATGGCGAGTCACCCCGGATCCTGTTCAGCACCTTCCAGTTTCTCTACACGTATATTGCCGAAGTGGATGGGGAGATCTCTGCATCACACGTCAGCAGGATGCTAAACTACATTGAACAGGAAGT AATTGGTCTTGATGGTTTAATCACGGTGAATGGCTTTACCCAAAACCCCAGGGTTCGACTGGAGTAA
- the ROPN1 gene encoding ropporin-1A isoform X1, protein MAQTDKPTRIPPKLPKMLKEFAKAAIRAQPQALIQWAADYFEALSRGETPPVRERSERVALCNWAELTPELLKLLHSQVAGRLIVHAEELAQMWKVVNLPTDLFNSVMNVGHFTEEIEWLKFLALACSALGVTITKTLKIVCEVLSCDHNGESPRILFSTFQFLYTYIAEVDGEISASHVSRMLNYIEQEVIGLDGLITVNGFTQNPRVRLE, encoded by the exons ATGGCTCAGACAGATAAGCCAACACGCATCCCGCCGAAGCTGCCGAAGATGCTGAAGGAGTTTGCCAAAGCCGCCATTCGGGCGCAGCCGCAGGCCCTCATCCAGTGGGCAGCCGA ttATTTTGAGGCCCTGTCCCGTGGAGAGACGCCTCCAGTGAGAGAGCGGTCTGAGCGAGTTGCTTTGTGTAACTGGGCAGAGCTAACACCTGAGCTGTTAAAGCTCCTGCATTCTCAG GTTGCTGGGAGACTGATCGTCCATGCAGAGGAGCTGGCCCAGATGTGGAAAGTGGTGAATCTTCCAACAGATCTGTTTAATAGTGTGATGAATGTGGGTCACTTCACGGAGGAGATCGAGTGGCTGAAGTTTTTAGCCCTTGCTTGCAGCGCTCTGGGAGTT ACTATTACCAAAACTCTCAAGATAGTGTGTGAGGTCTTATCATGTGACCATAATGGCGAGTCACCCCGGATCCTGTTCAGCACCTTCCAGTTTCTCTACACGTATATTGCCGAAGTGGATGGGGAGATCTCTGCATCACACGTCAGCAGGATGCTAAACTACATTGAACAGGAAGT AATTGGTCTTGATGGTTTAATCACGGTGAATGGCTTTACCCAAAACCCCAGGGTTCGACTGGAGTAA